A window of the Penaeus monodon isolate SGIC_2016 chromosome 38, NSTDA_Pmon_1, whole genome shotgun sequence genome harbors these coding sequences:
- the LOC119597116 gene encoding ESX-1 secretion-associated protein EspI-like, whose amino-acid sequence MDTRYAHGAFILPEDLAYLQHMMSKVQKTESIPLPNLRDRSTLSQRRDRAAPLSPTAETEQHPLTPQPGPPTPDPHLQRPKQPPPPTGEQQHPSPQPAEPATSPQPAGPAASSLLPPAETEPPLPNLQTEAASPPPTCRDRAASSPSNAACLTPPATEQNPLQRPNLLPAHPNWREPHHPLPNLRDRAASLPNWRDTAILSPQPATEQHLSPNLQPGAAPLPNRRPSSPLPQPAETEASSLPT is encoded by the exons ATGGATACAAGATATGCTCATGGTGCCTTCATACTCCCTGAAGATCTAGCATATTTGCAGCATATGATGTCAAAGGTTCAGA AGACCGAGAGCATCCCTCTCCCCAACCTGAGAGACCGCAGCACCCTCTCCCAACGCAGAGACCGAGCAGCACCTCTCTCCCCAACCGCAGAGACCGAGCAGCATCCTCTAACTCCCCAACCTGGACCCCCAACTCCAGACCCCCACCTGCAGAGACCGAAGCAGCCTCCTCCCCCAACTGGAGAGCAGCAGCATCCCTCTCCCCAACCTGCAGAACCGGCAACCTCTCCCCAACCTGCAGGACCAgcagcatcctctctcctcccacctgcAGAGACCGAGCCTCCTCTCCCCAACCTGCAGACCGAAGCAgcatcccctcccccaacctgcAGAGACCGAGCAGCATCCTCTCCCAGCAACGCAGCATGCCTCACCCCACCTGCGACCGAGCAGAACCCTCTCCAGAGACCCAATCTCCTCCCAGCACACCCCAACTGGAGAGAACCACATCACCCTCTCCCCAACCTGAGAGACCGAGCAGCCTCTCTCCCCAACTGGAGAGACACagccatcctctctccccaacctgcgACCGAGCAGCATCTCTCTCCCAACCTGCAGCCCGGAGCAGCTCCTCTCCCCAACCGCAGACCGAGCAGCCCTCTTCCCCAACCTGCAGAGACCGAGGCATCCTCTCTCCCAACCTGA